One window of Salegentibacter sp. Hel_I_6 genomic DNA carries:
- a CDS encoding type II toxin-antitoxin system RelE/ParE family toxin, with amino-acid sequence MDRRVIISPIAEKKLQALLEYLLEEWSLKVKTNFIKRLEDYLQIIKQEPESFPESGKISGLRRCVITKQVSIYYEFNDTEIRILTFFDTRQDPGKLAKDFEK; translated from the coding sequence ATGGATAGAAGGGTTATAATTTCTCCAATTGCGGAAAAGAAATTACAAGCTCTTCTTGAATACTTGCTGGAGGAATGGTCCTTAAAAGTGAAGACAAATTTTATTAAGCGTTTAGAAGACTATCTCCAAATTATAAAACAAGAACCGGAAAGTTTTCCGGAATCTGGGAAAATAAGTGGTTTAAGAAGGTGTGTGATTACTAAACAGGTCTCTATCTATTATGAATTTAATGATACAGAAATTAGAATTCTAACATTCTTTGATACCCGCCAGGATCCTGGGAAATTAGCCAAAGATTTTGAAAAGTGA
- the coaBC gene encoding bifunctional phosphopantothenoylcysteine decarboxylase/phosphopantothenate--cysteine ligase CoaBC: MSVLKGKKVLLGISGGIAAYKSAFLVRLLIKAGAQVKVVMTPAAKEFVTPLTLSTLSKNEVFSSFTEDDEDEQWNNHVELGLWADFMVLAPATANTMSKMASGNSDNLLLATYLSAKCPVFFAPAMDLDMFKHPSTKNSFESLKSYGNIMIPAGTGELASGLKGEGRMAEPEEIIEFLEAHFSENLPLQGKKVLITAGPTYEAIDPVRFIGNHSSGKMGFELAKKAASLGAEVILISGPTHLKIEDPKINLIRVVSAREMYLVAHDHFENVDVAIAAAAVSDYKPKIVAAQKIKKAEENLSLELTKTQDILLSLGKKKTHQKLIGFALETNNELEHARGKLLKKNLDFIVLNSLNDAGAGFKKDTNKITLVYKDSEKAFELKSKTEVAVDILNEIVHLLDA; the protein is encoded by the coding sequence ATGTCTGTACTAAAAGGCAAAAAAGTGCTTCTGGGCATAAGCGGTGGTATTGCCGCTTACAAATCTGCATTTTTAGTACGTTTACTTATTAAAGCCGGTGCACAGGTAAAAGTTGTGATGACGCCGGCTGCAAAAGAATTTGTTACTCCGCTTACACTTTCCACCCTATCCAAAAATGAGGTGTTTTCTTCCTTTACAGAAGATGATGAAGATGAGCAATGGAACAATCACGTAGAACTCGGCCTTTGGGCCGATTTTATGGTTTTAGCCCCAGCCACTGCCAATACCATGTCTAAAATGGCTTCGGGCAATAGCGATAATCTTTTACTCGCTACCTATCTTTCGGCCAAATGTCCTGTTTTCTTTGCTCCCGCAATGGATTTGGATATGTTTAAACATCCTTCCACAAAAAATAGTTTTGAAAGTTTAAAATCTTACGGGAATATCATGATTCCCGCAGGTACCGGCGAACTTGCAAGCGGATTAAAAGGCGAGGGAAGAATGGCAGAACCCGAAGAGATTATCGAATTTCTGGAAGCACATTTCTCCGAAAATTTACCATTGCAGGGAAAAAAAGTGCTTATTACCGCAGGCCCAACTTACGAGGCTATAGATCCTGTGCGCTTTATTGGAAATCATTCCAGTGGAAAAATGGGTTTTGAACTGGCTAAAAAAGCCGCTTCACTTGGAGCTGAGGTTATCCTAATTTCCGGCCCCACACATCTGAAAATTGAAGATCCAAAAATCAATTTAATTAGAGTGGTAAGTGCCCGGGAAATGTACCTTGTCGCACACGACCATTTTGAAAATGTAGATGTAGCTATAGCTGCCGCAGCCGTTTCAGATTATAAACCAAAGATCGTAGCGGCTCAAAAAATAAAAAAGGCCGAAGAAAATTTGAGCCTGGAACTTACCAAAACTCAGGATATTCTCTTATCCCTGGGTAAAAAGAAAACTCATCAAAAACTTATTGGATTTGCTTTAGAAACCAATAACGAATTGGAGCACGCCCGGGGAAAACTGCTAAAGAAAAACCTTGACTTTATCGTGCTTAATTCTTTAAATGATGCCGGGGCAGGTTTTAAAAAAGATACCAATAAAATTACCCTGGTTTATAAAGATTCAGAAAAAGCCTTTGAGTTAAAATCCAAAACCGAAGTTGCTGTAGATATTTTAAACGAAATCGTACATTTGTTAGATGCGTAA
- a CDS encoding DUF4835 family protein — protein sequence MRKLLFLFILVAGMPFATAQELNCEIVINTEQTGQSNLSVFRTLENSLREFVNQTSWTNKEFEPQERINCSMFITINEFEGESFSGTIQVQSSRPVYGANMVSPVFNFNDNQFSFNYREYQPLNYSQTSFSSNLVSVVSFYVYTILGMDADTFAPEGGTAYYQEANRVVNTAQQSGRPGWSGADGQTSKFRLNTDLLSNMFVEYRTALYQYHRQGLDVMHKDPEAGKIAIADAIESLTTMNSRRANSLLLRSFFDAKADEVTQIFSDGPDINRPGLVQTLSGLAPRYARNWRNIQ from the coding sequence ATGCGTAAATTACTATTTCTTTTCATTTTAGTTGCCGGGATGCCTTTTGCAACCGCTCAGGAACTCAACTGTGAAATAGTGATTAATACCGAGCAAACCGGGCAGAGTAATCTTTCGGTTTTTAGAACTCTTGAAAATTCACTTCGGGAATTTGTAAATCAAACTTCCTGGACCAATAAAGAATTTGAACCTCAGGAGCGTATTAATTGCAGCATGTTTATTACCATTAACGAGTTTGAAGGAGAATCTTTTAGCGGGACCATCCAGGTGCAATCTTCAAGACCTGTTTACGGTGCTAATATGGTTTCCCCGGTGTTTAATTTTAACGATAATCAGTTCAGTTTTAATTATCGGGAATATCAGCCACTTAATTATAGCCAAACCTCGTTTTCCAGCAATTTGGTTTCTGTGGTCTCTTTTTATGTGTACACGATTTTAGGAATGGATGCCGATACTTTTGCTCCTGAAGGTGGTACTGCATATTACCAGGAAGCCAACCGAGTGGTAAATACCGCCCAACAAAGTGGTAGGCCGGGCTGGAGCGGTGCCGACGGCCAAACCTCCAAGTTTCGGTTAAATACCGACTTGCTCTCTAATATGTTTGTAGAATACCGTACTGCGTTATACCAGTATCACCGCCAGGGTTTAGATGTGATGCATAAAGATCCTGAAGCGGGAAAAATTGCTATTGCTGATGCGATAGAAAGCTTAACTACTATGAATTCCAGGAGAGCCAATTCTTTATTACTTCGAAGTTTTTTTGATGCTAAAGCCGATGAGGTAACGCAAATTTTTAGCGATGGTCCGGATATTAATCGCCCTGGTTTAGTACAAACTTTAAGCGGACTGGCACCACGATATGCCCGAAACTGGAGAAATATTCAGTAA
- the dapA gene encoding 4-hydroxy-tetrahydrodipicolinate synthase, which yields MKSFIGTGVALITPFKEDLSVDVQALENLVENQIENGIDYLVVLGTTAESASLNKAEKQLVINTVIKQNNKRLPLVLGLGGNNTQSLCEELETGDFSGFEAILSVSPFYNKPTQEGIYQHFMAVAAASPLPIILYNVPGRTASNMLPETINRIATNSDKIIGVKEAAGDMVQAMKLISLVPKDFLVISGDDMLTLPMVLAGGKGVISVIAQGLPAEFSKMVSLGLKGNNTEAYNLHYKMQRSIDLIFAEGNPAGIKALLAQKGSIQNYLRLPLVKATPALQQQIEDFLKNFV from the coding sequence ATGAAGTCATTTATTGGTACCGGTGTGGCCCTAATCACTCCTTTTAAAGAAGATTTATCTGTAGATGTACAGGCACTGGAAAATCTGGTAGAGAACCAGATAGAAAATGGAATAGATTACCTGGTAGTACTTGGTACAACTGCCGAGAGCGCCAGCCTTAATAAAGCCGAAAAACAACTGGTTATAAATACTGTGATCAAGCAGAATAATAAACGTTTGCCTTTGGTTTTGGGACTTGGAGGAAATAATACCCAATCCCTTTGTGAGGAATTGGAAACCGGTGATTTTTCAGGCTTTGAAGCTATACTTTCTGTTTCCCCATTTTACAATAAACCAACCCAGGAAGGTATTTACCAGCATTTTATGGCGGTTGCCGCAGCTTCTCCTTTACCTATAATTCTATATAATGTACCAGGGAGAACAGCTTCTAATATGCTTCCTGAAACTATAAACCGAATCGCCACAAATTCTGATAAAATTATTGGCGTTAAAGAAGCTGCCGGTGATATGGTGCAGGCAATGAAATTAATTAGCCTGGTGCCAAAAGATTTCCTGGTAATTTCTGGAGACGATATGCTTACTTTACCTATGGTTTTAGCTGGCGGAAAAGGTGTTATCTCGGTAATAGCACAAGGTTTACCTGCGGAATTTTCTAAAATGGTTTCTTTAGGTTTAAAGGGCAATAATACTGAAGCCTACAATCTTCATTATAAAATGCAGCGCTCAATAGATCTTATTTTTGCCGAAGGAAATCCTGCCGGAATTAAAGCTTTGCTGGCTCAAAAAGGAAGCATTCAAAATTACCTTAGACTACCTTTGGTAAAAGCTACGCCTGCACTTCAGCAGCAAATTGAAGATTTTCTGAAAAATTTTGTCTAA
- a CDS encoding outer membrane protein assembly factor BamD, translated as MMKKVILLAAVLMLTVSCGEYQSLLKSEDTGKKYTYAEQLYNEAQEENDNRKYRKALRLFEQIVPEYRGKPQGEKLSFLFADTYYELENYYLSSYEFERFQQSYPNSERVEEAAYKKARSFYELSPKYNIDQTDTHKAVTELQSYLNTYPEGEYVDIANEMASELRIKLEQKEYEIAKQYHLTGEARAGNFRAAIRSFTNFLSNNPGSPFREGAHYYRFDSAYQLAVNSFMNVMQERLEEALEYYESYKKYYPEGEYIEPMEASVEDIKSRLQNF; from the coding sequence ATGATGAAAAAAGTAATTTTATTAGCGGCAGTTTTAATGTTAACTGTATCCTGCGGAGAGTATCAAAGCTTACTTAAAAGCGAGGATACCGGGAAGAAATACACTTACGCAGAGCAGCTGTATAATGAGGCTCAGGAAGAAAACGATAATCGGAAATATCGTAAAGCACTTCGGTTATTTGAACAAATTGTTCCCGAGTATCGTGGTAAACCTCAGGGGGAAAAGCTTAGCTTTTTGTTTGCCGATACGTACTACGAATTGGAAAATTATTACCTCTCTTCTTACGAATTTGAACGCTTTCAGCAATCTTATCCAAATAGTGAAAGGGTAGAAGAAGCTGCATATAAAAAGGCAAGAAGTTTCTACGAACTGTCTCCAAAATATAATATAGATCAAACCGATACTCATAAAGCTGTCACAGAATTACAGTCTTATTTAAATACTTATCCTGAGGGTGAATATGTAGATATAGCTAATGAAATGGCTTCTGAATTACGAATTAAACTGGAGCAAAAAGAATACGAAATTGCAAAACAATATCATTTAACAGGCGAGGCCAGGGCAGGAAACTTCCGTGCAGCTATTAGATCGTTTACAAATTTCCTTTCAAATAACCCGGGATCACCATTTAGAGAAGGAGCACATTATTATAGATTTGATTCAGCATACCAACTGGCGGTTAATAGTTTTATGAATGTAATGCAGGAGCGTCTTGAAGAAGCGCTTGAGTATTACGAGAGTTATAAAAAATATTATCCAGAAGGCGAGTATATTGAGCCAATGGAAGCTTCAGTAGAAGATATAAAATCACGCTTACAAAATTTTTAA
- a CDS encoding enoyl-ACP reductase, protein MSYNLLKGKKGIIFGALDENSIAWKTAERIKEEGGEFVLTNAPIALRMGTIKELAEKTGSEVIPADATKIEDLENLVEKSMEILGGKIDFVLHAIGMSVNVRKGNHYTEQNYDFTQKGWDISAVSFHKTMQVLYKKEAMNEWGSIVALSYMAAQRVFPDYNDMADNKAFLESIARSFGYFFGKDHKVRVNTISQSPTPTTAGQGVKGFDGFIAYADKMSPLGNATALECADYTVSLFSDLTRKVTLQNLFHDGGFANMGVSQEVMESFVKGQEEK, encoded by the coding sequence ATGTCATATAACCTGTTAAAAGGAAAAAAAGGAATTATTTTTGGCGCTTTAGATGAGAATTCTATCGCCTGGAAAACTGCTGAACGTATTAAAGAAGAAGGCGGGGAATTTGTGCTTACTAATGCTCCAATTGCATTAAGAATGGGAACTATTAAAGAACTGGCTGAAAAAACCGGATCTGAAGTTATTCCTGCTGATGCCACTAAAATTGAAGACCTGGAAAACCTGGTTGAAAAATCTATGGAGATCCTTGGCGGAAAAATAGATTTTGTACTTCACGCTATCGGGATGTCTGTAAACGTAAGAAAAGGAAATCATTACACAGAGCAGAACTACGATTTCACTCAAAAAGGCTGGGATATTTCTGCGGTTTCTTTTCATAAAACCATGCAGGTGCTTTATAAAAAAGAAGCGATGAACGAGTGGGGAAGTATTGTGGCGCTTAGCTACATGGCCGCACAACGTGTATTCCCTGATTATAATGATATGGCCGATAACAAAGCCTTTTTAGAATCTATTGCGCGTAGTTTTGGTTATTTCTTTGGGAAAGATCATAAAGTGAGAGTGAATACCATTTCACAATCGCCAACCCCAACTACTGCAGGACAGGGAGTTAAAGGATTTGACGGATTTATCGCTTATGCCGATAAAATGTCTCCGCTTGGTAATGCCACCGCATTAGAGTGCGCCGATTATACGGTAAGTCTGTTTTCTGACCTTACCAGAAAAGTAACGCTTCAAAACCTCTTCCACGATGGTGGTTTCGCTAATATGGGGGTAAGCCAGGAAGTGATGGAGTCTTTTGTAAAAGGGCAGGAGGAGAAGTAG
- a CDS encoding DNA-directed RNA polymerase subunit omega, translated as MDIKKTDAPINTITFDKNKVDEPTSNIYEAISVVAKRANQINSEIKKELLEKLDEFATYNDSLDEIFENKEQIEVSKFYEKLPKPHALAIQEWLDGKIYYRNTKDSEAEA; from the coding sequence ATGGATATTAAAAAGACAGACGCACCAATTAACACAATTACCTTTGATAAGAATAAGGTAGACGAGCCGACAAGTAACATATACGAGGCTATTTCAGTGGTTGCGAAAAGAGCAAACCAAATCAATTCTGAAATAAAGAAGGAATTGTTGGAGAAGCTTGACGAATTTGCTACTTATAACGATAGTCTTGACGAGATTTTCGAAAATAAAGAGCAAATAGAGGTTTCTAAGTTTTACGAAAAACTTCCAAAGCCGCACGCACTTGCTATCCAGGAATGGTTAGACGGTAAGATCTATTACCGAAATACAAAAGATTCTGAAGCAGAAGCTTAA
- the recN gene encoding DNA repair protein RecN, with amino-acid sequence MLTTLSIKNYALIEDINIKLQEGFTIITGETGAGKSIMLGALGLLLGNRADYGSIRDADKKCVIEGSFNISNYRLKDFFLTEDLDYEENTIIRREILASGKSRAFVNDTPVKLTSLNKLGEYLIDIHSQHETLSLGNNDYQFRVIDTIANSETLLLEYKTELKAYKKLQKRLVELKEEQAQATKEYDYNLFLLNELEEARLENGMQEELETRYEELSNVEELTENLSSALNLLEQEEIGSLDSLKQARTSLARIANLSANYENLHQRIESVIIELDDLSSEVTDALDRVEANPEELEATNQKLQVIYNLQKKHSAENIAELLQIKDELQEKVSVSENAENALSELESAIVKQETKLATVATKLHDKRKSIIPAFIKEAEALLGDLGMPNARLKIDLKKVPNFLINGQDELFWMLAANKGGDFKEIKKAASGGELSRIMLAVKSILAAQSKLPTIIFDEIDTGVSGDIAQKMAGILQRMGNAMQVIAITHLPQIAGKGNSHFKIFKEDSANATTTKIEELKDGERVEELAMMLGGKNIGESARAHARALLD; translated from the coding sequence TTGCTCACAACTTTATCTATAAAAAACTACGCCTTAATTGAAGATATAAATATTAAACTTCAGGAAGGCTTTACTATAATTACAGGGGAAACCGGTGCCGGGAAATCGATTATGCTTGGTGCACTCGGGCTTCTTTTAGGGAACCGTGCCGATTACGGAAGTATTCGCGATGCCGATAAGAAATGCGTGATAGAAGGTTCTTTCAATATTTCTAATTACAGGCTAAAAGATTTCTTTTTAACCGAAGATCTGGATTATGAAGAAAACACCATAATTAGAAGGGAGATCCTGGCCTCAGGAAAATCCCGGGCTTTTGTAAACGATACGCCCGTAAAACTTACTTCGCTAAATAAACTGGGGGAATATTTAATCGATATTCATAGTCAGCATGAAACTTTGAGTTTGGGAAATAACGATTACCAGTTTAGGGTGATCGATACCATAGCTAACAGTGAAACCTTACTTTTAGAATATAAAACCGAACTAAAAGCCTATAAAAAATTACAAAAGCGGCTTGTTGAATTAAAAGAGGAGCAGGCGCAAGCCACCAAAGAATACGATTATAACCTGTTTTTGCTGAATGAACTTGAAGAAGCTCGTTTAGAAAACGGGATGCAGGAAGAGCTGGAAACCCGGTATGAAGAATTAAGCAATGTAGAAGAACTTACCGAAAATTTAAGTTCAGCTTTAAATTTATTAGAGCAGGAGGAAATTGGTAGTTTAGACAGTTTAAAACAGGCACGCACTTCGCTGGCCAGAATTGCAAATTTATCTGCAAATTATGAAAATTTGCATCAGCGTATAGAAAGCGTGATTATAGAACTAGATGATCTTTCTTCAGAAGTAACTGACGCATTGGATAGGGTAGAAGCCAATCCTGAGGAATTGGAAGCTACTAATCAAAAGCTTCAGGTAATCTATAATTTGCAGAAAAAGCATTCCGCAGAAAATATTGCTGAATTACTACAAATAAAAGACGAGCTTCAGGAAAAAGTTTCGGTAAGTGAAAATGCGGAAAATGCACTTTCAGAATTAGAATCGGCTATTGTGAAGCAGGAAACAAAACTTGCTACGGTAGCAACTAAACTCCACGACAAACGAAAATCTATAATTCCGGCTTTTATTAAAGAAGCGGAAGCTCTGCTAGGCGACCTTGGAATGCCAAACGCCCGGTTAAAAATAGATTTAAAGAAAGTTCCAAATTTCCTTATTAACGGTCAGGATGAATTATTCTGGATGCTGGCGGCGAATAAAGGCGGCGATTTTAAAGAAATAAAGAAAGCCGCTTCAGGGGGTGAACTTTCCAGGATTATGCTGGCGGTAAAAAGTATTTTGGCCGCACAAAGTAAATTACCTACCATTATCTTTGATGAAATTGATACCGGGGTTTCCGGAGATATTGCGCAAAAAATGGCAGGAATTTTACAGCGCATGGGCAATGCAATGCAGGTAATTGCTATTACCCATCTTCCGCAAATTGCGGGGAAAGGAAACAGTCATTTCAAAATATTTAAAGAAGATTCAGCTAATGCTACTACCACAAAGATTGAGGAATTAAAAGATGGCGAGCGGGTAGAAGAGCTGGCGATGATGCTGGGTGGCAAAAATATTGGAGAATCGGCGCGGGCCCACGCACGGGCACTTTTAGATTAA